A stretch of the Mesorhizobium huakuii genome encodes the following:
- a CDS encoding M3 family oligoendopeptidase: protein MRMMFGRRLAAPASGQGAAELGDLPEWNLADLYAGMEAPELKRDIAKAAADAIAFETRWKGTLAAEAGRGGAGRLGEALVAYERLEELIGRIVSYAGLVYAGNTADPQRAKLYGDIQEKMTDASAHLLFFALELNLIEDAAIESALAADSAFGHYRPWVLDLRMDKPYQLEDRVEQLFHEKSITGRGAWNRLFDETMTDLRFHIDGEELTLEPALNRLQDADGEVRRRASEALAATFRKSLRTFTLITNTLAKDKEISDRWRGFEDIADSRHLANRVERGVVDALATAVREAYPRLSHRYYAMKARWLGMEVMNHWDRNAPLPETPQAVIGWDEARNTVLSAYQRFSPEMAEIARTFFDRNWIDAPVRPGKSPGAFAHPTVPSAHPYVLLNYMGKPRDVMTLAHELGHGVHQVLAAGQGALMASTPLTLAETASVFGEMLTFRSLLEQTTDRRERKAMLAQKVEDMINTVVRQIAFYEFERKVHAERRNGELTSDRLGQFWLEVQAESLGPAIKLREGYEVFWTYIPHFIHSPFYVYAYAFGDCLVNSLYAVYQNAERGFQDKYFEMLRAGGTKHHSQLLAPFGLDATDPAFWQIGLGVISGLIDELESLDSLDASRMGRTV, encoded by the coding sequence ATGCGCATGATGTTTGGTCGGCGGCTTGCGGCACCGGCGTCCGGTCAGGGCGCGGCCGAGCTTGGCGATCTGCCGGAATGGAACCTTGCCGACCTCTATGCCGGCATGGAAGCTCCGGAACTGAAGCGTGACATCGCCAAGGCCGCCGCTGACGCGATCGCTTTCGAGACCCGTTGGAAGGGCACGCTCGCCGCCGAGGCCGGGCGCGGCGGCGCCGGCCGGCTGGGCGAGGCGCTGGTCGCTTACGAGAGGCTGGAGGAACTGATCGGCCGCATCGTCTCCTATGCCGGCCTGGTCTATGCCGGCAACACTGCCGATCCGCAGCGCGCCAAGCTCTATGGCGACATCCAGGAGAAGATGACCGACGCCAGTGCACATCTTCTGTTCTTCGCGCTCGAACTGAACCTGATCGAGGACGCCGCGATCGAAAGTGCGCTGGCCGCCGATTCCGCTTTCGGCCACTACCGGCCCTGGGTGCTCGACCTCAGAATGGACAAGCCATACCAGCTCGAGGACCGCGTCGAGCAACTTTTCCACGAGAAGTCGATCACCGGACGCGGCGCCTGGAACCGCCTGTTCGACGAGACGATGACCGACCTTCGCTTCCACATCGATGGCGAGGAATTGACGCTGGAGCCGGCCCTCAACCGCCTGCAAGATGCCGATGGCGAAGTGCGCCGCCGCGCCTCCGAAGCCTTAGCCGCGACCTTCCGCAAGAGCCTGCGCACCTTCACGCTAATCACCAACACGCTGGCCAAGGACAAGGAAATTTCCGACCGCTGGCGCGGCTTCGAGGACATTGCCGATTCCCGCCATCTCGCCAACCGTGTCGAACGCGGCGTGGTCGATGCCCTCGCCACCGCGGTGCGCGAGGCCTATCCGCGGCTGTCGCATCGCTATTACGCGATGAAGGCGCGCTGGCTCGGCATGGAGGTGATGAACCACTGGGACCGCAACGCACCGCTGCCGGAGACGCCGCAGGCGGTGATCGGCTGGGATGAGGCCCGGAACACGGTGCTGTCCGCCTATCAGCGCTTCTCGCCCGAGATGGCCGAGATCGCGCGCACCTTCTTCGACCGCAACTGGATCGACGCGCCGGTGCGCCCGGGCAAATCGCCCGGCGCCTTTGCCCATCCGACCGTGCCGTCGGCCCACCCCTATGTGCTACTCAACTACATGGGCAAGCCGCGCGACGTGATGACGCTGGCGCATGAGCTTGGCCACGGCGTGCATCAGGTGCTGGCCGCCGGCCAGGGCGCGCTGATGGCCTCGACGCCGCTGACGCTGGCCGAGACGGCGTCCGTCTTCGGCGAGATGCTGACCTTCCGCTCGCTGCTGGAGCAAACCACAGACCGACGCGAGCGCAAGGCCATGCTCGCCCAGAAGGTCGAGGACATGATCAACACGGTGGTCCGCCAGATCGCCTTCTACGAATTCGAGCGCAAGGTGCATGCCGAGCGCCGCAACGGCGAACTGACATCCGACAGGCTCGGCCAGTTCTGGCTGGAAGTGCAGGCCGAAAGCCTTGGACCTGCGATCAAATTGCGCGAGGGCTACGAAGTGTTCTGGACCTACATCCCGCACTTCATCCACTCGCCCTTCTACGTCTATGCCTATGCTTTCGGCGACTGCCTGGTGAACTCGCTCTACGCTGTCTACCAGAACGCCGAGCGCGGTTTTCAGGACAAGTATTTCGAGATGCTGCGCGCCGGCGGCACCAAGCATCATTCGCAGCTTCTGGCGCCCTTCGGGCTCGACGCTACCGATCCCGCCTTCTGGCAGATCGGGCTCGGCGTGATCAGTGGCCTGATCGACGAACTGGAATCCCTCGACAGCTTAGATGCCTCTCGCATGGGCAGAACAGTTTAG
- a CDS encoding aminodeoxychorismate synthase component I: MSLPAAIFRNDESARQLVFERPADIIVAHGARDFRPALEAAQAAHDAGKWLAGYFSYEAGYLLEPKLVPLLPKGRRAPLICLGVFDAPAEEAVPPRNAAATNGPIFDARAAWSFEDYEKRFSRLHQHIRQGDCYQGNLTFPVQAQWSGDPLAAFDALTERQPVKYGALVALGDPIVLSRSPELFFEINAAGMIETHPMKGTAPRGATKAEDERQKNFLRNDEKNQAENRMIVDLLRNDISLISEVGTLEVPELFRIESYPTVHQMVSDVRAKLLPGLTIRQVFAALFPCGSITGAPKIRAMEILHDLEGTPRDVYCGAIGWIAPGGTMRFSVAIRTISLFASGEAVYNVGGGIVFDSTPEEEYQECLLKARFATGTPPISS; the protein is encoded by the coding sequence ATGTCCCTGCCCGCCGCAATTTTCCGCAACGACGAAAGCGCGCGCCAGCTGGTTTTCGAGCGGCCGGCCGACATCATCGTGGCGCATGGGGCCCGGGATTTCCGGCCGGCGCTGGAGGCAGCGCAGGCCGCGCACGACGCCGGCAAGTGGCTGGCCGGCTATTTCTCCTACGAGGCCGGTTATCTGCTCGAACCGAAACTCGTTCCCTTGCTGCCGAAGGGACGTCGCGCGCCGCTCATCTGCCTCGGCGTCTTCGATGCTCCGGCCGAAGAAGCGGTGCCGCCGCGCAATGCAGCGGCGACCAACGGCCCGATCTTCGATGCAAGGGCAGCCTGGTCGTTCGAGGACTACGAAAAACGCTTCTCGCGACTGCACCAACACATCAGGCAAGGCGATTGCTACCAGGGCAACCTGACCTTTCCGGTGCAGGCGCAATGGTCCGGCGATCCGCTTGCCGCTTTCGACGCGCTGACCGAGCGCCAACCGGTGAAGTACGGCGCGCTGGTCGCGCTCGGTGACCCGATCGTGCTGTCGCGCTCGCCCGAACTGTTCTTCGAGATCAATGCCGCGGGGATGATCGAGACGCATCCGATGAAAGGCACTGCACCGCGCGGCGCGACCAAGGCAGAGGACGAGCGGCAGAAGAATTTCCTGCGCAATGACGAGAAGAACCAAGCCGAGAACCGGATGATCGTCGACCTCCTGCGCAACGACATCTCGCTGATCAGCGAGGTCGGCACGCTGGAAGTGCCGGAACTGTTTCGCATCGAGAGCTACCCGACCGTCCACCAGATGGTGAGCGACGTCAGGGCGAAGCTGCTGCCGGGCCTCACCATCCGCCAGGTCTTTGCCGCGCTGTTTCCCTGCGGCTCGATCACCGGCGCGCCAAAGATCCGCGCCATGGAGATCCTGCACGATCTGGAGGGCACGCCGCGCGACGTCTATTGCGGCGCCATCGGCTGGATCGCACCCGGCGGCACGATGCGCTTTTCCGTGGCGATCCGCACCATCTCGCTCTTTGCCAGCGGCGAGGCCGTCTACAATGTCGGCGGCGGCATCGTCTTCGATTCGACGCCTGAGGAGGAGTATCAGGAGTGTCTGCTCAAAGCCCGCTTCGCGACGGGGACACCGCCGATTTCGAGTTGA
- a CDS encoding aminotransferase class IV family protein — MSAQSPLRDGDTADFELIETMRWQPETGFLRFDRHLARLYGSAAELGFACDPQRVGALLGKAVDGCRTAMRTRLALARNGEATASAQPYEPLAADKVWILRLARTRLDSGNMLLRHKTSRRQLYTHARSEYLVTQADEVILANERGEICEGTITNIFADFGNGVLATPRLDCGLLPGVLRAALLDEGRAQEAIYRYDDLKSAKALFVGNSLRGLIPARLV; from the coding sequence GTGTCTGCTCAAAGCCCGCTTCGCGACGGGGACACCGCCGATTTCGAGTTGATCGAGACCATGCGCTGGCAGCCCGAGACGGGCTTCCTGCGCTTCGATCGTCACCTTGCACGCCTCTATGGCTCGGCGGCGGAGCTTGGCTTTGCCTGCGATCCGCAGAGAGTGGGCGCCTTGCTGGGCAAGGCGGTCGATGGCTGTCGAACCGCCATGCGCACGCGGCTCGCTTTGGCGCGCAACGGCGAAGCGACGGCCTCGGCACAACCCTACGAACCGCTCGCCGCCGACAAGGTCTGGATATTGCGGCTGGCGCGGACGCGGCTCGATTCGGGCAATATGCTGCTGCGCCACAAGACCAGCCGGCGCCAGCTCTACACCCATGCCCGTTCCGAATATCTCGTCACCCAGGCCGACGAGGTGATCCTGGCCAATGAGCGCGGCGAAATCTGCGAAGGCACCATCACCAATATCTTCGCCGATTTCGGCAACGGCGTGCTGGCAACGCCCCGGCTCGATTGCGGCCTGCTGCCTGGCGTATTGCGCGCCGCGCTTCTGGATGAAGGCCGCGCCCAGGAAGCGATCTACAGGTATGACGATCTGAAGTCGGCCAAGGCACTCTTTGTCGGCAATTCGCTGCGCGGCCTGATTCCCGCAAGGCTGGTGTGA
- a CDS encoding YciI family protein — MFVVSLNYKVPLTEIDRLQAAHIEWLKACYAEGVFIASGPKKPRTGGLIIAQCPREILDARLAADPFAKAGAADYEVTEFLARMTATGLDAFKEA, encoded by the coding sequence ATGTTCGTCGTTTCGCTGAATTACAAGGTGCCTCTGACCGAGATCGACCGCTTGCAGGCGGCGCATATCGAATGGCTGAAGGCCTGCTATGCGGAGGGCGTCTTCATCGCCTCCGGGCCGAAGAAACCGCGGACCGGCGGCCTCATAATCGCGCAATGCCCGCGCGAGATCCTCGACGCCAGGCTGGCTGCCGACCCCTTCGCCAAGGCAGGCGCCGCGGACTACGAAGTCACCGAATTCCTGGCCAGAATGACCGCCACCGGTCTCGACGCTTTCAAGGAAGCATGA
- a CDS encoding heme-dependent oxidative N-demethylase family protein yields MSLAKALPTHTPYDGSSKLFNIGLKPLDPANWIEVDGHLLPYLAEKRRLYGEIPERVFVEEDGTRDAQREVLDLLGAYLPERFPDTHHRTDVGIEVVGAANHPALPPGLADAPLVAASLLVQEDLILMRRDDSGWRLAAGSLCFPSSWSLTEKFGKPLQQIHEPVPGFGPGTRPAELINRMFDGLQGQAVERFNWSIQADNALYHPLSNVERIDRATSRPTRFPDGDVSAHAFIRVERQTLRKLPSSRDILFTIRIHLDPLAVLERHPDRAKLALSFAAQLEALDLDQLDYKGLTSDRDRLIKRLKTMAG; encoded by the coding sequence ATGAGCTTGGCCAAGGCCCTGCCCACCCACACCCCTTATGATGGCTCGTCGAAGCTGTTCAACATCGGGCTGAAGCCGCTCGACCCGGCAAACTGGATCGAGGTCGACGGCCATCTGCTGCCCTATCTGGCCGAGAAGCGTCGACTCTACGGCGAAATCCCGGAGCGGGTTTTCGTCGAGGAAGATGGCACGCGCGACGCCCAGCGGGAAGTGCTCGACTTGCTCGGCGCGTATCTTCCGGAGCGATTTCCGGACACCCATCACCGCACCGATGTGGGCATCGAGGTGGTGGGCGCCGCGAACCACCCTGCTTTGCCTCCGGGTCTTGCCGACGCGCCGCTGGTCGCGGCCTCGCTGCTGGTCCAGGAAGACCTGATCCTGATGCGTCGCGACGACAGCGGCTGGCGGCTGGCCGCCGGTTCGCTGTGCTTTCCCTCGTCCTGGTCGCTCACCGAAAAGTTCGGCAAGCCGCTGCAGCAGATCCACGAGCCCGTGCCGGGCTTCGGCCCGGGCACGCGTCCCGCCGAATTGATCAACCGCATGTTCGATGGCCTGCAGGGCCAGGCCGTCGAGCGCTTCAACTGGTCGATCCAGGCCGACAATGCGCTCTACCATCCGCTGTCCAATGTCGAGCGCATCGACCGAGCCACCAGCCGCCCGACACGCTTCCCCGACGGCGACGTCAGCGCGCACGCCTTCATCCGCGTCGAGCGTCAGACTTTGCGCAAGCTGCCGTCCTCACGCGACATCCTGTTCACCATCCGCATCCATCTCGACCCGCTCGCCGTGCTGGAGCGGCACCCTGACCGGGCGAAGCTCGCACTGTCCTTTGCTGCCCAACTCGAAGCGCTCGATCTCGACCAGCTCGACTACAAGGGCCTGACATCGGACCGCGACCGGCTGATCAAACGATTGAAGACAATGGCCGGCTGA
- a CDS encoding LysR family transcriptional regulator, translated as MDRLVAMNTFIRVIETGSFSAAARHLRVGQPAVSKAIAQLEERLGVRLLSRTTRGLSPTDAGLSFYEGAKRAVDEADEAENAARGTAAALTGLLRIGTSVTFGRLHVVPRLKAFLDAHPRLDVEVAMDDRNVDLVEEGVDVMLRLGESFAPAHIGRKIATCRRLVVAAPSYLAREGEPVAPDELSRHEAILFVRAGTSNRWTFRRGAEEVSLAGQGRLRVTSAEGIREAVLAGIGFTVGSEWMFDAELRSGAVRPILVDWALPPVELWALFPAGRKASVRARTFVDFLAGSL; from the coding sequence ATGGACAGGCTCGTGGCGATGAACACCTTTATAAGGGTCATCGAAACCGGCTCGTTCTCGGCGGCCGCGCGGCATTTGCGCGTCGGGCAGCCAGCCGTTTCGAAGGCCATCGCGCAGCTTGAGGAACGGCTCGGCGTTCGCCTGCTGTCGCGCACCACCCGAGGTCTATCGCCGACCGATGCCGGCCTCAGCTTCTATGAAGGCGCCAAGCGCGCGGTCGACGAGGCCGACGAAGCCGAGAACGCGGCGCGTGGCACCGCGGCGGCGCTTACCGGGTTGCTGCGCATCGGTACGTCGGTAACCTTCGGCCGCCTGCATGTCGTGCCGAGGCTGAAAGCCTTCCTGGACGCTCACCCAAGGCTCGACGTCGAGGTGGCGATGGACGACAGGAATGTCGACCTCGTCGAGGAAGGGGTGGATGTCATGCTGCGTCTGGGTGAAAGCTTCGCCCCCGCTCATATCGGGCGCAAGATCGCCACTTGCCGTCGTCTCGTGGTGGCTGCACCCTCCTACCTGGCACGCGAGGGCGAACCCGTCGCGCCGGATGAGCTGTCGCGGCACGAGGCGATCCTTTTCGTTCGAGCAGGCACTTCCAATCGCTGGACGTTCCGGCGAGGCGCCGAAGAGGTTTCGCTTGCCGGCCAAGGGCGGCTGCGCGTGACTTCCGCCGAAGGGATACGTGAGGCAGTCCTTGCCGGCATCGGTTTCACGGTCGGCTCCGAATGGATGTTCGACGCGGAACTGCGCAGCGGCGCCGTGCGGCCGATCCTGGTCGACTGGGCGCTGCCGCCTGTTGAACTGTGGGCGCTGTTTCCGGCCGGACGCAAGGCCAGCGTCAGGGCAAGGACATTCGTCGATTTCCTGGCGGGCAGCCTGTAG
- a CDS encoding SDR family NAD(P)-dependent oxidoreductase, protein MGKLNNKVAIVTGAARGIGAGIAKRLAAEGAAVVVNYATSHEAAERTVKEIVASGGKATAVQGDVAEAADVEKMFEAARIAFGKPSILVNNAATAVFGTFEEASEADYRRLFDTNVLGTILTTKAAMRHFPESGGSIVNIGTISSWNPVPNTSLYSASKAAIDTLTLSLSRELGARNIRVNIVAPGYTHTEMTEGMVGTDFGNMLIAGVPLGQRFGKPDDIAPTVAFLASDEAAWLTGERINASGGAR, encoded by the coding sequence ATGGGCAAGCTCAACAACAAGGTCGCCATCGTCACCGGCGCCGCGCGCGGCATCGGTGCGGGCATCGCCAAGCGGCTGGCGGCGGAAGGCGCCGCCGTCGTCGTCAACTACGCCACCAGCCACGAGGCCGCCGAACGCACGGTGAAGGAGATCGTCGCCAGCGGCGGCAAGGCGACCGCGGTTCAGGGCGACGTGGCCGAGGCCGCCGATGTCGAAAAGATGTTCGAGGCGGCAAGGATCGCATTCGGCAAGCCAAGCATTCTGGTCAACAACGCTGCCACGGCAGTCTTCGGCACCTTCGAGGAAGCGAGCGAGGCGGACTATCGCCGGTTGTTCGACACCAACGTGCTGGGCACCATCCTGACCACCAAGGCGGCGATGCGGCACTTTCCCGAGAGCGGCGGCAGCATCGTCAACATCGGCACGATCTCGAGCTGGAACCCGGTGCCAAACACCAGCCTCTATTCCGCCAGCAAGGCAGCGATCGACACTCTGACGCTTAGCTTGTCGAGAGAACTCGGAGCCCGCAACATCCGTGTCAACATCGTGGCGCCTGGCTATACCCATACCGAAATGACCGAGGGCATGGTTGGCACCGATTTCGGCAATATGCTGATCGCCGGCGTCCCGCTTGGCCAGCGCTTCGGCAAGCCGGATGACATCGCCCCGACAGTGGCCTTCCTCGCCTCGGACGAGGCGGCGTGGCTGACCGGCGAACGCATCAACGCGTCCGGCGGCGCCCGCTGA
- a CDS encoding homospermidine synthase, with product MANENWPVYGEITGPVVMIGFGSIGRGTLPLIERHFKFDKSRMTVLDPRDTDRKLLDERGIAFVQEAVTEKNYKKLLTPLLTNGGGQGFCVNLSVDTGSVDLMRLCRKLGVLYIDTVVEPWLGFYFDAKADNASRTNYALREAMIKEKHDKPGGATAVSTCGANPGMVSWFVKQALVNLATDLGLEFSEPAQEDREGWAKLMKKAGVKGIHIAERDTQRTKKPKPMDVFWNTWSVEGFISEGLQPAELGWGTHEKWMPKNAKKHKHGSKAAIYLEQPGANTRVRSWCPTPGPQYGLLVTHNEAISIADFFTVRSKKGKVQYRPTCHYAYHPCNDAMLSLDEMFGAAGKPQPVHHVLDENELVDGVDELGVLLYGHDKNAYWYGSHLSLAEARKLAPYQNATGMQVTSAVLAGMVWALENPDAGIVEADEMDYKRCLEVQSPYLGPVEGHYTDWTPLDRRPGLFPEDLDRSDPWQFRNILVR from the coding sequence ATGGCGAATGAAAACTGGCCTGTTTACGGTGAGATCACCGGCCCCGTGGTGATGATCGGCTTCGGCTCGATCGGACGGGGAACGCTGCCGCTCATCGAACGCCATTTCAAGTTCGACAAGTCGCGCATGACGGTCCTCGACCCACGCGACACCGACCGCAAGCTGCTCGACGAGCGCGGCATCGCCTTCGTCCAGGAAGCGGTGACCGAGAAGAACTACAAGAAGCTTCTGACGCCGCTTTTGACCAATGGCGGCGGCCAGGGCTTTTGCGTCAACCTGTCGGTCGATACCGGCTCGGTGGACCTGATGCGGCTCTGCCGCAAGCTCGGCGTGCTCTATATCGACACCGTCGTCGAGCCGTGGCTCGGCTTCTATTTCGACGCCAAGGCCGACAATGCCAGCCGCACCAACTATGCGCTGCGCGAGGCGATGATCAAGGAGAAGCACGACAAACCGGGCGGCGCCACCGCCGTCTCCACCTGCGGCGCCAATCCCGGCATGGTCTCATGGTTCGTCAAGCAGGCGCTGGTCAACCTCGCCACCGATCTCGGCCTCGAGTTCTCGGAGCCCGCGCAGGAGGACCGCGAGGGCTGGGCGAAGCTGATGAAGAAGGCCGGCGTCAAGGGCATCCATATCGCCGAGCGCGACACCCAGCGCACCAAGAAGCCGAAGCCGATGGATGTGTTCTGGAACACCTGGTCAGTCGAGGGCTTCATCTCCGAGGGCCTGCAGCCGGCCGAACTCGGCTGGGGCACGCATGAGAAGTGGATGCCGAAGAACGCCAAGAAGCACAAGCACGGCTCCAAGGCCGCGATCTATCTGGAACAGCCCGGCGCCAACACGCGCGTGCGCTCGTGGTGCCCGACGCCGGGCCCGCAATACGGCCTGCTGGTGACGCATAATGAGGCGATCTCGATCGCCGATTTCTTCACCGTGCGCTCCAAGAAGGGCAAGGTGCAATACCGCCCCACCTGCCACTATGCCTACCATCCCTGCAACGACGCGATGCTGTCGCTGGACGAGATGTTCGGCGCTGCCGGCAAGCCTCAGCCGGTGCACCACGTGCTCGACGAAAATGAACTCGTCGACGGCGTCGACGAGCTTGGCGTCCTGCTCTACGGCCACGACAAGAATGCCTATTGGTACGGCTCGCACCTCTCGCTCGCCGAGGCGCGCAAGCTGGCGCCCTATCAGAACGCCACCGGTATGCAGGTCACCTCGGCGGTTCTGGCCGGCATGGTCTGGGCTCTGGAAAACCCGGATGCCGGCATCGTCGAGGCCGACGAGATGGACTACAAGCGCTGCCTGGAAGTGCAGTCGCCCTATCTCGGACCGGTCGAAGGCCATTACACCGACTGGACGCCGCTCGACAGGCGCCCGGGGCTCTTCCCGGAGGACCTCGACCGCAGCGACCCGTGGCAATTCCGCAACATCCTCGTCCGATAG
- a CDS encoding bifunctional metallophosphatase/5'-nucleotidase translates to MKKLAAIAALSVSTLGLSAGASFADYTLNILHFNDWHSRIEGNNKYESTCSADEETKGECIGGAGRLIAAIAQERKKLEGQNVLLLNAGDSFQGSLFYTTYKGTVEEEFLNQMKPDAVTLGNHEFDDGESALVPYLDKAKFPIVSANVVPNDKSGAAGKIKPSIVVEVGGQKIGIVGAVTNDTPELASPGPNIAIADDVKSITAEVEKLKAQGVNKIIAVTHIGYNRERDIIAKISGIDVVVGGHSHTLLSNTDPKAAGPYPTMVDNPGGYKVPVVQAASYSKYLGEFKVVFDDNGVVKSASGDPIFLDKSITPDPAVLARIKELGAPIEALKNKEVAETTDVIDGSRENCRARECAMGNLVSDAILDRVKGQGVEIVISNGGGLRASIDKGTVTMGEVLTVLPFQNTLATFQISGKDLVAGLEGGLSQIEDGAGRFPQVAGLKYAFDKSVAPNAGRVKSVEVMENGAWAPIKPDKDYLVATNNYVRQGGDGYKVFAEKAKNAYDYGPGLEQVVADYLGAHRPYTPKLDGRITEIAATVAAAPAAEPAKPAEPAKPAETAPATPTPAPAEAAKPAEPAKPAEAAPAPAEPAKPAEPAKPAVAAPAPAEPAKPAEPAKPAEAAPAPAEPAKPAEPAKPAETAPATGSHVIVTGDTYWDLAKKAYGDATKWKLIYEANKGQRPHRLMPGATLTIPAK, encoded by the coding sequence ATGAAGAAGCTTGCCGCTATTGCCGCCCTGTCCGTATCGACGCTTGGCCTGTCGGCCGGCGCATCCTTTGCCGACTACACATTGAACATTTTGCATTTCAACGATTGGCACAGCCGCATCGAGGGCAACAACAAATACGAGTCGACCTGTTCGGCCGACGAGGAGACCAAGGGCGAATGCATCGGTGGCGCCGGCCGATTGATCGCGGCGATCGCCCAGGAACGCAAGAAGCTCGAAGGGCAGAACGTGCTGCTGCTCAATGCGGGCGACAGCTTCCAGGGCTCGCTGTTCTACACCACCTACAAGGGCACCGTGGAAGAGGAATTCCTCAATCAGATGAAACCCGACGCGGTGACGCTCGGCAACCACGAGTTCGACGACGGCGAGAGCGCGCTGGTGCCTTACCTCGACAAGGCGAAGTTCCCGATCGTCAGTGCCAATGTCGTGCCCAACGACAAGTCCGGCGCAGCCGGCAAGATCAAGCCGTCGATCGTCGTGGAAGTCGGCGGACAGAAGATCGGCATTGTCGGCGCCGTCACCAACGACACGCCCGAACTCGCTTCACCCGGCCCCAACATCGCCATCGCCGACGACGTCAAGTCGATCACCGCGGAAGTCGAGAAGCTCAAGGCGCAAGGCGTCAACAAGATCATCGCGGTGACCCATATCGGCTATAACAGGGAGCGCGACATCATCGCCAAGATCTCGGGCATCGACGTCGTCGTCGGCGGCCACAGCCATACGCTCCTGTCGAACACCGATCCGAAGGCGGCAGGCCCCTACCCGACGATGGTCGACAATCCCGGCGGCTACAAGGTGCCGGTGGTGCAGGCGGCCTCCTATTCGAAATATCTCGGCGAGTTCAAGGTGGTGTTCGACGACAATGGCGTCGTCAAATCGGCGAGCGGCGACCCGATCTTTCTCGACAAGTCGATCACGCCGGATCCTGCCGTGCTCGCCCGCATCAAGGAACTCGGCGCGCCGATCGAGGCTCTGAAGAACAAGGAAGTGGCCGAGACCACCGATGTCATCGACGGCAGCCGCGAGAATTGCCGCGCCAGGGAATGCGCGATGGGCAACCTCGTCTCCGACGCCATACTCGACCGCGTCAAGGGACAGGGCGTCGAGATCGTCATCTCCAATGGCGGCGGCCTGCGCGCCTCGATCGACAAGGGCACCGTCACCATGGGTGAGGTGCTGACCGTGCTGCCGTTCCAGAACACGCTGGCGACCTTCCAGATTTCCGGCAAGGACCTGGTCGCCGGTCTCGAGGGCGGTCTCAGCCAGATCGAGGACGGCGCCGGCCGCTTCCCGCAAGTCGCCGGCCTGAAATACGCCTTCGACAAGTCGGTCGCGCCCAATGCCGGCCGCGTCAAGTCGGTCGAGGTGATGGAGAACGGCGCCTGGGCGCCGATCAAGCCCGACAAGGACTATCTCGTCGCCACCAACAATTATGTCCGCCAGGGCGGCGACGGCTACAAGGTCTTCGCCGAAAAGGCCAAGAACGCTTACGACTACGGCCCCGGTCTCGAACAGGTCGTCGCCGACTATCTCGGCGCCCACCGGCCCTACACGCCGAAGCTCGACGGCCGCATCACCGAGATCGCCGCGACTGTCGCGGCGGCCCCCGCCGCCGAGCCCGCCAAACCGGCCGAACCGGCAAAGCCGGCCGAGACAGCGCCGGCAACCCCGACGCCCGCACCGGCCGAGGCAGCCAAACCGGCTGAACCGGCGAAGCCCGCTGAAGCAGCACCTGCACCAGCCGAACCCGCGAAGCCTGCTGAACCGGCAAAGCCCGCCGTGGCAGCACCTGCGCCGGCAGAACCCGCGAAGCCCGCAGAACCGGCAAAGCCCGCCGAAGCAGCACCTGCACCAGCCGAACCCGCGAAGCCCGCAGAACCGGCAAAGCCCGCTGAAACCGCACCCGCCACGGGCAGTCATGTCATCGTCACCGGCGATACCTATTGGGATCTGGCCAAGAAGGCCTATGGCGACGCGACCAAGTGGAAGCTGATCTATGAAGCCAACAAGGGTCAACGGCCGCATCGGCTTATGCCTGGCGCGACGCTGACCATCCCGGCGAAGTAA